Sequence from the Kribbella aluminosa genome:
TACGTGCAGGCCGGCCGGGCCGCGCAGATGGGCGTCCGGCTCGCCTCCCTGGACGAGCTGCTGGCGGCCAGTGACTTCATCTCGGTGCACCTGCCGAAGACCCCGGAGACCATCGGCCTGATCGGCGACGAGCAGCTGCACAAGGTCAAGCCCGAGGTCATCATCGTGAACGCGGCCCGCGGCGGCATCGTCGACGAGCAGGCGCTGTACAGCGCGCTCAAGGAGGGCCGGGTGGCCGGCGCCGGGCTGGACGTGTTCGCGTCCGAGCCGTGCACCGACTCGCCGCTGTTCGAGTTCGAGAACGTCGTCGTCACGCCGCACCTCGGCGCTTCCACGGACGAGGCGCAGGAGAAGGCCGGCATCGCGGTCGCCAAGTCGGTCCGGCTCGCGCTGTCGGGTGAGCTGGTACCGGACGCGGTGAACGTCCAGGGCGGCGTGATCGCCGAGGACGTCCGGCCGGGGATCGCGCTGACCGAGAAGCTGGGCCGGATCTTCACCGCGCTGGCCGGCGGCGTCGCGCAGCAGCTCGACGTCGAGGTCCGCGGCGAGATCACGCAGTACGACGTGAAGGTGCTCGAGCTGGCCGCGCTGAAGGGTGTGTTCGCGGACGTCGTCGAGGACAACGTCTCGTACGTGAACGCGCCGCTGCTGGCGGCCGAGCGGGGCCTCGAGGTTCGGCTCGTCACCGACCACGACAGCCCGGAGCACCGGAACCTGATCACGCTCCGCGGCACCCTCGCCGACGGCGCGCAGGTGTCGGTGTCCGGCACGCTGGTCGGCGTCCGGCAGTCGGAGCGGCTGGTCGAGATCGACGGGTTCGACGTCGAGATCGAGCTCGCCGCGCACCTGGCGTTCCTCACCTACGAGGACCGGCCGGGCGCGGTCGGCCAGATCGGCCGGATCCTCGGCGACGCGGACGTGAACATCGCCGGTATGCAGGTCAGCCGGGACCGCAAGGGCGGCAAGGCGCTGGTCGCGCTGTCGGTCGACTCGAAGATCGCGGCGCCGGTGCTGGACGAGATCACCGCGGCGGTCCAGGCCGCGACTGCCCGTTCCGTGGACGTCGAGGCCTGATTCAGGCCAACGACTGATTTACTGGAGGCGGTCAGCCGCCCGCAGGCGCATGGCGGCTGACAAGGGCCCGAGTCCAATGACTCGGGCCCGCTGCCTTTCTAGCGGCGGGTGGCGAGCAGTACGGCGGCGTCGGCCGCGACCATCACCTCGACGGTGGTGAAACGCTGGTCCATCAGCCATTCCTGGCGCAGGGTGTCGACCCGGCCCTCGTACATCGGCGGCCAGACCGCGGACGGCGTGAAGTCGTCGAGTACGACGAAGCCGCCGGGTTCGACCACGTCCGCGATCACGTCGCGGGCGGACAGCTTCGCCTCGCGGGCGTCCACGAAGAGGAGTGCGAACGGGCCGCGCTCGATCAGCGCGGTCCAGTCGGCCGAGACGACCTCGATCCGCTCGTCGGCGGCGAACAGTTCGCCGACCGCCTGCGCGAGCTGCGGGTCGCTCTCCGCGGTGACGATGCTGGTGCCCTCGCTGGCGCCGCTGCGCAGCCAGGCCGAGCCGACGCCGCAGCCGGTGCCGAGCTCACCGAGCAGGCCGGACTTCGAGGCCGCGAGGGCGGCCAGCAGCCGGCCCGTCTCGTTCCTGGTGGAGCTGACGAATCCGCGCCGGCCGGACAGGCTGAGGGCCGCCGAGACCAGCGGCGGCAGTTCTGGAGGAGCACTCACGGGCTGAGAGTGGCACAGGTCGGGGCCGGGACCTGCACCGGGATCTCATATTTCGGGACAACCTGCCCGCATTGTGGAGAACTAGTCGGACGTGCGAGTAAATTCGTGCGCATCCTGCCGCCCACGACATATTGGGGAGGAGCAGCATGTACGACATGTATCCAGCCAACTGGCCGGCCGTCGACGGCCGGGAGCGGAAGGTGGCCCGCCGGCGCCGTCCGGCTCGCCCGGCGCCCGCGGCCGAGGTCAAGGCTGTCCAAGAGGCCATGAACCGCCGTGACAATGGGGGAGAACCCAACAAGTGAGCGAGAACAAGTTCTTCACGCTGGCCGTCGTCCCGGGTGACGGGATCGGACCCGAGGTGACCACCGAGGCGCTCAAGGTCCTCGACGCGGTCGCCGCGCAGCACGGCGTGACGTTCGAGCGGACCGAGTACGACCTCGGCGCGAAGCGCTGGCACGCCACCGGTGAGACGCTTCCGGACGCCGAGCTGGAGGAGATCCGCAAGCACGACGCGATCCTGCTCGGCGCGGTCGGTGACCCGAGTGTGCCGTCCGGCGTACTCGAGCGCGGTCTGCTGCTCAAGCTCCGGTTCACCCTGGACCACTACGTGAACCTGCGGCCCTCGAAGATCTACCCGTCGGTCGGCTCCCCGCTGGCGAACCCCGGCGACGTCGACTTCGTCGTCGTACGGGAAGGTACCGAGGGTCCGTACGTCGGCAACGGCGGCGCGCTCCGCGTCGGGACCCCGGCCGAGATCGCCACCGAGGTGTCGGTGAACACGGCGTACGGCGTCGAGCGGGTCGTCCGCGACGCGTTCGCCCGGGCGCAGGCGCGACCGCGCAAGAAGCTCACGCTGGTGCACAAGAACAACGTGCTCGTGTACGCCGGCCACCTGTGGAAGCGGACCGTCGACGCGGTCGCCTCCGAGTTCCCCGACGTCGCGGTCGACTACCTGCACGTGGATGCGGCGACGATCTTCCTGGTCACCGACCCGGCCCGGTTCGACGTGATCGTCACCGACAACCTGTTCGGCGACATCCTCACCGACCTGGCGGCCGCGATCAGCGGCGGGATCGGGCTGGCCGCGAGCGGCAACATCAACCCGGACCGGACCGCGCCCTCCATGTTCGAGCCGGTGCACGGCTCCGCGCCGGACATCGCCGGCCAGCAGAAGGCCGACCCGACCGCGGCGATCCTGTCCGCGGCGCTGCTCCTGGAGCACCTCGGGCTGCCCGCCGCGGCGCGCGCGATCGAGGCCGCCGTGGAGGCGGACATCGAGGAGCGGACCGGCGCTGCCCGCAGTACCGCCGAGATCGGCGACGCGATCGCCAAGCGCGCGGCCGGGTGACGGCGGCATGCTGGGGGACAACGCTCGCATGACCAGTTCGCGTAGAGGTACGGTGCGGCTATGAGCGCCGATCTGCAGTTCTCAGTTGAGCCGACCACCCATCCGGCCAGCGACGACCAGCGCGCCCAGGTCCTGGCGAACCCGGGATTCGGGCAGTACTTCTCCGACCACATGGCGATCGCCACCTGGACGGCCGAGAAGGGCTGGCACGACGCACGGATCACCGCCTTCGGTCCGCTGGAGCTTTCTCCGGCGACCTCGGTGTTCCACTACGCCCAGACGATCTTCGAGGGGATGAAGGCCTACCGGCATCCCGACGACTCGATCCACCTGTTCCGCCCCGAGGCCAACGCGGCCCGGTTCCAGCGGTCCGCGCAGCGGCTCGCGCTGCCGGACCTGCCGACCGAGGTCTTCCTCGACTCGCTGCACAAGCTGGTCGAGATCGACAAGGCCTGGGTGCCGGGCGGCGGCGAGACGTCGCTGTACCTGCGGCCGTTCATGTTCGGCTCTGACCCGTTCCTCGGCGTCCGGCCGTCCGCGCAGGTGACGTACTGCGTGATCGCGTCGCCGGCCGGTTCGTACTTCGCGAACGGCGTGAAGCCGGTCCGGATCTGGCTGAGCGAGGAGTACACCCGCGCGGCCCCCCGGCGGCACCGGTGCGGCGAAGACCGGCGGCAACTACGCCTCGTCGCTGCTCGCCCAGGCCGAGGCGATCGAGCAGGGCTGCGACCAGGTCGCGTTCCTGGACGCCGTCGAGAAGAAGTGGGTCGAAGAGCTCGGCGGGATGAACCTGTACTTCGTTCTCGATGACAACTCGGTGGTCACCCCGGAGCTGTCCGGCACGATCCTCGAGGGCGTCACCCGGGACTCGATCCTGAAGCTGGTCACCGACCTCGGCTACACCGTCACCGAGCGGAAGATCTCGGTCGACGAATGGCGCGAGGGCGCCGCCTCCGGCAAGGTGCAGGAGGTGTTCGCCTGCGGTACCGCCGCGGTCGTCACCCCGGTCGCTTCGCTGAAGTGGCGCGACGGCGAGACCCGGATCGGCGACGGCAACGGCGGCCCGGTCACCGCGGCCGTCCGCTCCGCCCTCCTCGACGTCCAGTACGGCCGCGCCACCGACCCGCACGGCTGGATGACCCGCGCCTTCTGAACCATCTGTCTCCCCGGGCAACCGATCCGCACCCGCCCTCCGGGCGAACCCTCCAGCTCAGTGGGCATCCCCTGAGCTGGAGGGTTGCCTGCTGAGAATCTGAGGGGGCAACCGTCCGTCTCGGTGGGCAAGCTCGTGGTCGCTTGGGGTTGGGTGCGTTCGGTAGGGTCGGGCGGCATGAGCGGGTTTCCGGCTGAGGTCGAGGGGTACTACGCGGAGCTGGCCGAGCGCCGGGGGTGGGACGACGAGACGGCTGCCGCGATCCGGGCGACGGTCGAGCTGATCCGGGACCTGGACCTGGGGACGGCGCCGCGGACGTACGGGGCGGCCGTCGACGACTACGGGACCGACTGGCTGTACGAGGCCGTCTGGCACGAGGCGGAGTGGGTCGTGATCCGGCAGCTCGGCTCCGGCGAGGACGGCGAGGTGACACGCTACTGGTGGCAGCGGCTCGAGGATGACGAGGGCATGCTCACCGACCAGGCCCTCGACCGCGAGGGATGGGGGCTCCGCCCGCTGACCGACGAGGACTTCTACACCGCCTGGGACGACCCGGGCTGGTCCCTTACCGCCTGAACTCCAGTACCTCTTTGCGTACTGAATGGTCGAGATGCGAGACGGCACCGTTACCGATCGGTGATTGTGTGGCAGACTTCGAGGCGTCATGAAGCACTATCGGGTGATTATTCGCTAGGCGCGCTCAGCAAGCTGTACCTGAGCGCGCAGACCTCTCGCACCTTGCGGGAGGTTTTTTGTTTGCCTCGCCACCCCTTCCGGAAGGCCGACCCGCATGAGCATCTCGGACGAGTTCCACGTCTACGACACCACGTTGCGCGACGGCGCGCAGCAGGAGGGTCTGGCGCTGTCCGTGGCCGACAAGATCGCCATCGCGCAGCACCTGGACGAGCTCGGGGTCGGTTTCATCGAGGGTGGCTGGCCGGGCGCGGTGCCCAAGGACACCGAGTTCTTCGAGCGGGCACGGACCGAGCTGCACCTGCGGAACGCGACGTTCGCGGCCTTCGGCGCGACCCGCAAGCCGGAGACCGTCGCCGCCGACGACCAGCAGGTCGCCGCGCTCCGCGAGTCCGGCGCCGGCGTCGTCACACTCGTTGCCAAGAGCCACGATGCGCACGTCGAGCGGGCGCTGCGGACGACGCTCGACGAGAACCTGCGGATGGTCGCCGACACGGTCCGGCACCTGCGCGACAACGGGCAGCGGGTCTTCCTCGACACCGAGCACTTCTTCGACGGCTACCGGGCGAACCGGGCGTACGCGCTGGAAGTGGTACGAGTGGCCGCCGAGGCCGGGGCGGACGTGGTGGCCCTGTGCGACACCAACGGCGGCACCCTGCCCCGGGAGTTGCAGGACGTCGTCCACGACGTACTCGAATCGACCGGGGCCAGGCTCGGCATCCACTGTCACAACGACGCCGGCTGCGCGGTGGCGAACTCGATCGCCGCCGTCGAAGCCGGCGTCACGCATGTCCAGGGCACGATCAACGGGTACGGCGAGCGCACCGGCAACGCCGACCTGGTCGCGATCGTCGCCAACCTCGAGCTCAAGCGCGGGATGGAGCTGCTGCCCGCGGGCAGCCTGGCCGACTCGTTCCGGATCGCGCACGCGATCGCCGAGGTGACGAACGTGCCGCCGTCGAACCGGGCGCCGTACGTCGGGCTCTCGGCGTTCGCCCACAAGGCCGGGCTGCACGCCAGCGCGATCAAGGTGGACCCGGATCTCTACCAGCACACGGATCCGGCGCGGGTCGGCAACGACATGCGGATGCTGGTGTCGGAGATGGCCGGCCGGGCGAGTGTCGAGCTGAAGGGCCGCGAGCTCGGGTTCGACCTGAGCAACGAGCGGGAGCTGGTCAGCCGGGTCACCGATCGGGTGAAGGAACTGGAGGCGCGCGGGTACACCTTCGAGGCCGCCGACGCGTCGTTCTCGCTGCTGCTCACCGAGGAGGTCGACGGCAGGCGGCCGAGCTACTTCGACGTCGAGTCGTGGCGGGTGATCACCGAGTCGCGGGCCGATGGTGAGGCGGTGTCGGAGTCCACGGTGAAGCTGGTCGCGGCGGGGGAGCGGGAGATCGTCACCGGTGAGGGCAACGGCCCGGTGAACGCGCTCGACCACGCGTTGCGGACCGCGATCGAGCGGGCGTACCCAGCGGTGAACAAGTTCGAGCTGGTCGACTACAAGGTCCGCATCCTCGACCAGGGGCACGGGACCGACGCGGTGATCAGAGTCCTGATCGAGACCGCGGACGGCGAGGGCTCGTGGGTGACGGTCGGCGTCGGGCACAACATCGTCGAGGCGTCCTGGGAGGCGCTGGTCGACGGGTTCACCTTCGGTCTGCTGCGCCACAAGGAGGTCGCGCGATGAGCCTGCTGGCCGTCGAACGGACGCTCACGGTCTACACGGCACGCGTCGTCGAGGTCGATGGCCTGCTCGCGCGGGTCGCCGTACTGCTGAATCCGTACGACGTCCGGGAACTGGAGTTGTCGCTCGATCGGGGCGAGCTGCGGATC
This genomic interval carries:
- the serA gene encoding phosphoglycerate dehydrogenase; this translates as MPSLTDVTRPVVLIAEELSPATVEALGPDFEIRHANGADRAELLPAIADVDAILIRSATKVDAEALAAAKKLKVVARAGVGLDNVDVKAATQAGVMVVNAPTSNIVSAAELAVALLLASARRVPAASESLKKGEWKRSKYSGVELFEKTVGIVGLGKIGVLVAQRLAAFGMNVIAYDPYVQAGRAAQMGVRLASLDELLAASDFISVHLPKTPETIGLIGDEQLHKVKPEVIIVNAARGGIVDEQALYSALKEGRVAGAGLDVFASEPCTDSPLFEFENVVVTPHLGASTDEAQEKAGIAVAKSVRLALSGELVPDAVNVQGGVIAEDVRPGIALTEKLGRIFTALAGGVAQQLDVEVRGEITQYDVKVLELAALKGVFADVVEDNVSYVNAPLLAAERGLEVRLVTDHDSPEHRNLITLRGTLADGAQVSVSGTLVGVRQSERLVEIDGFDVEIELAAHLAFLTYEDRPGAVGQIGRILGDADVNIAGMQVSRDRKGGKALVALSVDSKIAAPVLDEITAAVQAATARSVDVEA
- the cimA gene encoding citramalate synthase — its product is MSISDEFHVYDTTLRDGAQQEGLALSVADKIAIAQHLDELGVGFIEGGWPGAVPKDTEFFERARTELHLRNATFAAFGATRKPETVAADDQQVAALRESGAGVVTLVAKSHDAHVERALRTTLDENLRMVADTVRHLRDNGQRVFLDTEHFFDGYRANRAYALEVVRVAAEAGADVVALCDTNGGTLPRELQDVVHDVLESTGARLGIHCHNDAGCAVANSIAAVEAGVTHVQGTINGYGERTGNADLVAIVANLELKRGMELLPAGSLADSFRIAHAIAEVTNVPPSNRAPYVGLSAFAHKAGLHASAIKVDPDLYQHTDPARVGNDMRMLVSEMAGRASVELKGRELGFDLSNERELVSRVTDRVKELEARGYTFEAADASFSLLLTEEVDGRRPSYFDVESWRVITESRADGEAVSESTVKLVAAGEREIVTGEGNGPVNALDHALRTAIERAYPAVNKFELVDYKVRILDQGHGTDAVIRVLIETADGEGSWVTVGVGHNIVEASWEALVDGFTFGLLRHKEVAR
- a CDS encoding 3-isopropylmalate dehydrogenase, which codes for MSENKFFTLAVVPGDGIGPEVTTEALKVLDAVAAQHGVTFERTEYDLGAKRWHATGETLPDAELEEIRKHDAILLGAVGDPSVPSGVLERGLLLKLRFTLDHYVNLRPSKIYPSVGSPLANPGDVDFVVVREGTEGPYVGNGGALRVGTPAEIATEVSVNTAYGVERVVRDAFARAQARPRKKLTLVHKNNVLVYAGHLWKRTVDAVASEFPDVAVDYLHVDAATIFLVTDPARFDVIVTDNLFGDILTDLAAAISGGIGLAASGNINPDRTAPSMFEPVHGSAPDIAGQQKADPTAAILSAALLLEHLGLPAAARAIEAAVEADIEERTGAARSTAEIGDAIAKRAAG
- a CDS encoding O-methyltransferase encodes the protein MSAPPELPPLVSAALSLSGRRGFVSSTRNETGRLLAALAASKSGLLGELGTGCGVGSAWLRSGASEGTSIVTAESDPQLAQAVGELFAADERIEVVSADWTALIERGPFALLFVDAREAKLSARDVIADVVEPGGFVVLDDFTPSAVWPPMYEGRVDTLRQEWLMDQRFTTVEVMVAADAAVLLATRR